The following proteins are encoded in a genomic region of Pseudodesulfovibrio mercurii:
- the carA gene encoding glutamine-hydrolyzing carbamoyl-phosphate synthase small subunit, whose translation MKAILALEDGTIFQGTSFTGQGEASGEVIFNTGMTGYQEILTDPSYTGQMVTMTYPLIGNYGVNPEDVESHKVQAAGFIVKECCKKPSNWRSTMSLPDYLTQAGVMGIEGIDTRALTRHLRLNGAQRGFMATGDADPAELVEKARSIENMEGLNLADRVSCDRAYTWDGKKPAFIDDIRDFAWKGTGPKLAVYDFGIKWNILRLMEAEGFDMIVLPSHFTAAQVRELGPDAVFLSNGPGDPAAVTTAVEAAKDLCRDLPVAGICLGHQILGLAMGGTTYKLKFGHHGCNHPVMDLQTEKIEISSQNHGFCVDVDGLDFLEKTHVNLNDNTLEGFRHREKPILAIQYHPEAGPGPHDSRYFFPRFRDMVRESTGV comes from the coding sequence ATGAAAGCGATCCTTGCCCTCGAAGACGGCACGATTTTCCAGGGGACGAGCTTCACCGGCCAGGGCGAAGCCTCCGGCGAGGTCATCTTCAACACCGGCATGACCGGCTACCAGGAGATCCTGACCGACCCGTCCTACACCGGGCAGATGGTCACCATGACCTACCCGCTCATCGGCAACTACGGGGTCAACCCCGAGGACGTGGAGTCGCACAAGGTCCAGGCCGCGGGCTTCATCGTCAAGGAATGCTGCAAGAAGCCGAGCAACTGGCGCTCGACCATGTCCCTGCCCGACTACCTGACCCAGGCCGGGGTCATGGGCATCGAGGGCATCGACACCCGCGCCCTGACCCGCCACCTGCGCCTCAACGGGGCCCAGCGCGGCTTCATGGCCACGGGCGACGCCGACCCGGCCGAACTGGTCGAAAAGGCCCGGTCCATCGAGAACATGGAAGGCCTCAACCTGGCCGACCGCGTGTCCTGCGACCGCGCCTACACCTGGGACGGCAAAAAGCCCGCGTTCATCGACGATATCCGGGACTTCGCCTGGAAGGGCACCGGCCCCAAGCTGGCCGTGTACGACTTCGGCATCAAGTGGAACATCCTGCGGCTCATGGAGGCCGAGGGCTTCGACATGATCGTCCTGCCCTCCCACTTCACCGCCGCCCAGGTGCGCGAACTCGGCCCGGACGCCGTGTTCCTGTCCAACGGCCCCGGTGACCCGGCCGCCGTGACCACCGCCGTGGAGGCGGCCAAGGATTTGTGCCGGGACCTGCCCGTGGCGGGCATCTGCCTGGGCCACCAGATCCTCGGCCTGGCCATGGGCGGGACCACCTATAAGCTCAAGTTCGGCCACCACGGCTGCAACCACCCGGTCATGGACCTCCAGACCGAGAAGATCGAAATCTCCTCCCAGAACCACGGCTTCTGCGTGGACGTGGACGGCCTCGACTTCCTGGAAAAGACCCACGTCAACCTGAACGACAACACCCTGGAAGGATTCCGCCACCGGGAGAAGCCCATCCTGGCCATCCAGTACCACCCGGAAGCCGGGCCCGGCCCCCACGACAGCCGCTATTTCTTTCCGAGATTTCGTGATATGGTCAGGGAAAGCACCGGGGTATAA
- the pdxA gene encoding 4-hydroxythreonine-4-phosphate dehydrogenase PdxA, whose amino-acid sequence MRTLCITLGDPCGLGPELVTRHFLERGDEGDRFLLIGPAPALDRELARLGAPRFFSSLDSLDAIADKKPGVYIHQPPELADVTFPPGEACCEGGLCAGVSLDAAVTALKSGLAQGLLTCPLNKAMLNAAGFDFPGHTEFLAEKLGVGRDNVCMYLCGHDPDDPSPKLRVSLVTTHPRLRDVPGLITKERILHCLRLTAGFLTTLGLDGPIGVCGLNPHAGESGRIGDEEITTIIPALEQAAAEGIQAVGPVPGDTIFHFAAKGQYPAVLAMYHDQGLAPLKLLHFSRAVNVTLGLPYPRTSPDHGTGYDLVGTGEASIDSFRAALDMLRKLVGRTD is encoded by the coding sequence ATGCGAACCCTATGCATTACCCTCGGTGATCCCTGCGGCCTCGGGCCCGAACTGGTGACCCGCCATTTTCTGGAGCGCGGCGACGAAGGGGACCGTTTCCTGCTCATCGGCCCGGCCCCGGCCCTTGACCGTGAACTGGCCCGGCTGGGCGCGCCCCGTTTCTTCTCCTCCCTGGACAGCCTGGACGCCATCGCCGACAAGAAGCCCGGCGTGTACATCCACCAGCCGCCCGAACTGGCCGACGTGACTTTCCCGCCCGGCGAGGCGTGCTGCGAGGGCGGCCTGTGCGCGGGCGTCAGCCTGGACGCGGCCGTCACGGCCCTCAAGTCCGGCCTGGCCCAGGGACTGCTGACCTGCCCCCTGAACAAGGCCATGCTCAACGCCGCCGGGTTCGACTTCCCCGGCCACACGGAATTTCTCGCCGAAAAGCTCGGCGTGGGCCGCGACAACGTGTGCATGTACCTGTGCGGCCACGACCCGGACGACCCCTCGCCCAAGCTGCGCGTCTCGCTCGTGACCACCCACCCGCGCCTGCGCGACGTGCCCGGCCTGATCACGAAGGAGCGCATCCTGCACTGCCTGCGCCTGACCGCCGGCTTCCTGACCACCCTCGGCCTGGACGGGCCCATCGGGGTCTGCGGACTGAACCCCCACGCCGGGGAGTCCGGGCGCATCGGCGACGAGGAGATCACGACCATCATTCCGGCCCTGGAACAGGCCGCCGCCGAGGGCATCCAGGCCGTGGGGCCCGTGCCGGGCGACACCATCTTCCACTTTGCGGCCAAGGGACAATATCCGGCCGTGCTGGCCATGTACCACGACCAGGGGCTGGCCCCGCTCAAGCTGCTGCACTTCAGCCGCGCCGTGAATGTCACCCTCGGCCTGCCGTACCCGCGCACCTCGCCGGACCACGGCACGGGCTACGACCTGGTGGGCACGGGCGAGGCCTCCATCGACAGCTTCCGCGCCGCCCTGGACATGCTCCGAAAACTGGTCGGCCGAACGGACTAG
- a CDS encoding tetratricopeptide repeat protein yields the protein MSTDLIKSRKKLNSVATLLKQGKYMPAVQAVHDGLILFLKNQVMKNERDEFEEILQKVTYVLNSDKELRKIYPLVISYEPGKERPLLDAMRELLQELQKALNEEVQGDLEALNAQKRAELEKGQAHLDAQEWDKAQAVFDQLVHTFSGDSELKADIADRYLNAGRYKEAYAMLDDALKDDPNAIHLYNRIGMVLRKMQDFETAEKYYLKALTLTTDDEYLHYNMGRLYYDWRKWGKMASSANKAVEINPDFAEAVKMLKFAQKKMG from the coding sequence ATGTCCACTGATCTGATCAAGTCGCGCAAGAAGCTGAACTCCGTCGCCACCCTCCTGAAGCAAGGCAAGTACATGCCCGCGGTGCAGGCGGTCCACGACGGCCTCATTCTCTTCCTCAAGAATCAGGTCATGAAGAACGAGCGCGACGAGTTCGAGGAAATCCTCCAGAAGGTCACCTACGTGCTCAACTCCGACAAGGAGCTGCGCAAGATCTACCCCCTGGTCATCAGCTACGAGCCCGGCAAGGAGCGTCCCCTGCTCGACGCCATGCGCGAACTGCTCCAGGAGCTGCAAAAGGCCCTCAACGAGGAGGTCCAGGGCGACCTGGAGGCCCTCAACGCCCAGAAACGGGCCGAACTGGAAAAGGGCCAGGCCCACCTGGACGCCCAGGAATGGGACAAGGCCCAGGCCGTGTTCGACCAGCTGGTGCACACCTTCAGCGGCGACTCCGAGCTCAAGGCCGACATAGCCGACCGCTACCTCAACGCGGGCCGCTACAAAGAGGCCTACGCCATGTTGGACGACGCCCTCAAGGACGACCCCAACGCCATCCACCTCTACAACCGCATCGGCATGGTCCTGCGCAAGATGCAGGACTTCGAGACCGCCGAGAAATACTACCTCAAGGCCCTGACCCTGACCACCGACGACGAATACCTGCACTACAACATGGGCCGCCTCTACTACGACTGGCGCAAATGGGGCAAAATGGCCAGCTCCGCCAACAAGGCCGTGGAAATCAACCCCGACTTCGCCGAAGCCGTCAAAATGCTCAAATTCGCCCAGAAAAAAATGGGCTGA
- the gmhB gene encoding D-glycero-beta-D-manno-heptose 1,7-bisphosphate 7-phosphatase, protein MFKRYVLLDRDGTIIKDKHYLHDPEGVELLPQAAEGLKRLQGMGFGLAVLTNQSGVARGYYDEDAVHACNQRMVDLLAEQGVTIDGVFYCPHQPQDKCNCRKPNPGLMLQAAAELDFDPAHAFMIGDKAADISLGRNTGAATILVRTGKGAAQEAKCGPLADHVCDDLFAAALYIESLL, encoded by the coding sequence ATGTTCAAACGCTACGTCCTCCTCGACCGCGACGGCACCATCATCAAGGACAAACACTACCTGCACGACCCCGAGGGCGTGGAGCTCCTGCCCCAGGCCGCCGAGGGCCTCAAGCGGCTCCAGGGCATGGGCTTCGGCCTGGCCGTGCTGACCAACCAGAGCGGCGTGGCGCGCGGCTACTACGACGAGGACGCGGTCCACGCCTGCAACCAGCGCATGGTCGACCTCCTGGCCGAACAGGGCGTGACCATCGACGGCGTGTTCTACTGCCCGCACCAGCCCCAGGACAAGTGCAACTGCCGCAAGCCCAACCCCGGCCTCATGCTCCAGGCCGCCGCCGAACTCGACTTCGACCCGGCCCATGCCTTCATGATCGGCGACAAGGCCGCCGACATCAGCCTGGGCCGCAATACCGGGGCCGCCACCATCCTCGTGCGCACCGGCAAGGGCGCGGCCCAGGAAGCCAAATGCGGTCCCCTCGCCGACCACGTCTGCGACGACCTCTTCGCCGCCGCCCTGTACATCGAAAGTTTGTTGTAG
- a CDS encoding L-threonylcarbamoyladenylate synthase, which produces MQELLKVLRSGGIVIYPTETLYALGCDATSEAACNRVAEVKGRSEERPLPLIIGGMDMLDLVTGEKTRSLLDLAGAFWPGPLSILVKALPDLPAWLSDDEGYTSVRWSGHPFASELSRRFRKPIVATSANLSGKPPAALPEDIDPALLEMVDGSYFDPPWPRGHKASTVVRLLGSSKLEIIREGEISIKKLCDKGFSVAVRNA; this is translated from the coding sequence ATGCAAGAATTGCTCAAGGTCCTGCGTTCCGGCGGCATCGTCATCTACCCCACGGAGACGCTCTACGCGCTGGGCTGCGACGCCACCAGCGAGGCGGCCTGCAACCGCGTGGCCGAGGTCAAAGGGCGTTCCGAGGAGCGGCCCCTGCCCCTGATCATCGGGGGCATGGACATGCTCGACCTGGTCACCGGCGAAAAGACCCGCTCCCTGCTCGACCTGGCGGGCGCGTTCTGGCCCGGCCCGCTGTCCATCCTGGTCAAGGCCCTGCCCGACCTGCCCGCCTGGCTGTCCGACGACGAGGGTTACACTTCGGTTCGCTGGTCCGGCCATCCCTTCGCCTCCGAACTGTCCCGCCGGTTCCGCAAGCCCATCGTGGCCACCAGCGCGAACCTGTCGGGCAAGCCCCCGGCGGCCCTGCCCGAGGACATCGATCCCGCGCTCCTGGAGATGGTCGACGGCTCCTACTTCGATCCGCCGTGGCCGCGCGGGCACAAGGCCTCCACCGTGGTCCGCCTGCTCGGTTCGAGCAAGCTCGAGATCATCCGCGAGGGCGAGATATCCATCAAGAAACTGTGCGACAAGGGGTTCTCCGTGGCCGTGCGCAACGCCTGA
- a CDS encoding NUDIX domain-containing protein, which produces MGRVRTCPHCGGEIEVYRNPTPTVDVVIVMDLTGGGRGVVLIKRRNPPLGWALPGGFVDYGETCEQAAVREMKEETGLDVRLTGLLGVYSDPNRDPRGHTMSVVYTGEPVDPARLMAGDDAADASVFPMGQWPELAFDHAKILADFLANAKARGKGCPDAH; this is translated from the coding sequence ATGGGCAGAGTTCGGACCTGCCCCCACTGCGGGGGCGAGATCGAGGTGTATCGGAATCCCACCCCCACGGTGGACGTGGTCATCGTCATGGACCTGACTGGGGGCGGGCGGGGCGTGGTTCTCATCAAGCGGCGCAATCCGCCCTTGGGCTGGGCGTTGCCCGGCGGGTTCGTGGACTACGGCGAGACCTGCGAGCAGGCCGCCGTGCGCGAGATGAAGGAGGAGACCGGGCTCGACGTGCGCTTGACCGGGCTGCTCGGGGTCTACTCGGACCCGAACCGCGACCCGCGCGGCCACACCATGAGCGTGGTCTACACCGGCGAGCCCGTGGACCCGGCAAGGCTCATGGCGGGCGACGACGCGGCCGACGCCTCGGTCTTTCCCATGGGGCAATGGCCCGAGCTGGCCTTCGACCACGCCAAGATCCTGGCGGACTTCCTCGCCAACGCCAAGGCCCGGGGCAAGGGCTGTCCGGACGCGCATTGA